The DNA segment GCTCACACCCCATAGAGTTGGTGCAAGAATGAGATGAAAGAATGTATGTGTGTCACGCAGGTGTGAGGCTAATTTTGCTGATAACAAGGTGTGACTTGCATTACCCTTTGCAAACCTCTCGCTGCTTTAGGCTCTCTGCGGTATTAGTGTTTACTTTATCACCCCCATGTTTTCTGCTGGGCAGGGCACCCACCTCTGCCAGTGGTCCCGCCTCACACACCCTCCAGCACAGCTTCTCCAAGGCCTGGGGCCCTGGCAGATCCCACATCCACTTGAGAGGGCCAGTAGGAAGTGTCTGGAGGGGACAGACTGGTGGGGAAACAGGGAATGAATCCCTCAGGTTAAACAGTAAGCCAGGGCTCTGGAGTTGAGCAGGAATGCCCCAGCAAGGGGAGGGCATCTGGTCCATCAAGACCACCGAGAGGAGGGGCCCAGATTCATCATTTCTGCTCAATCATAAAATGCTTGCTCTCTTCCTGACAACTTCCTCCAGGGAATTAACAGAATGaaccaaaactttaaagaatagCTCCCTCTCCCCTTACCTCCCCATTGCAAAATCCATTGACGTCCGCTAGGGAAAATTTGGAAGCTagagaaaactataaagaaatttaaaagcacaCGCAATCATACTATCCGGACACAACCATAGTTAATATTTTGATGTGTGTCatttcagctttttctttctgctttttttttttttttgcttcatttccaaaaacaaaaagctggGATCACAGCGGACACACTGTTCTTTGCTTGCTTGTGAACCGTCTGCTGTCTTATGTCAGTAAATAATTTTCCACGAGATTTTCTGCCTGATATTCCTTTAAATGTATCATCGATTTATCTGGTTCCCTATTCCTGGTATTatgaatgtttctattttttactgttataaaTAGGGCAGCGATGAGTGTTTTTTGCACATCTCTGAGATTTCCCCTCAAAAATTCTGCAGCTGGTGCAGCTGGGCCACAGGATCACCATTGGCAGGATAGCCAGAAAGCCCTCTTGAGAAATGTGTCCTCCACCTGCAGAGTGTGGGAGTCCTGTGGACTGACCTTTGTATCATGCAGCGACGTCTGTCTGTCCCATTGAGCTAACTGCTTCATGCAGCCAGCCCTAACAAGCCCCAGGGACAGGACTGTCGGCCCCTGCAGCTGTGAGCACACCAGTGTGCGCGCGCACGAGGTAGAGGGTACAGCCTCCAGGACCACACTCTGGTTATAGCCTGCCCGTTCAGCAGCCACCCCAGCTTACGTCCCTTCACATGGCTGGACTTGTGAAGGTCGGCGTCTGGTTGCCAGTCACTGTGTGTGAACAACAGAAATGGCTTGGGCCAGGAGTTGGGGCTCTGGGCTCACCAAGCCTTTGAGTGGGCAGGCAGGCGTCCACGTTCAAGTGGCGGCAGGGCTCACTGTGGTGCTGCTGGGCCAGCTCGAGACTGACCCAGCTGGtcttgtgtctgtttttctgatcTATCTCCTTCATCCCGTGCAATTTGTGTTGCCCATTGTCTCCACATGAGTGACGAGAGGACCAGTGTCCCTGAGCCCAGGCTCTTGGCTCTGGGCAGGTGctggtaggggtggggggggcaggtgagTGGCCTGTCTTGTGGGACTCTGAGCTTCCCCTTGTGGGCCATGGCAGATGCTTGCTCTGTGCCGCATGTGGCAGGAGTGGCCAGGGGGCCTCAGGAGAGCTTTACCCTGGCCACACTGTGTGGTCTCCAGCCAGTCATtgtctcatctataaagtgggccACCATTTGCTGTGGGGCCCAGGAAACAGATCCTGAGTAGCAAGCTGAGGGGACGAGGTCCTCAGGCAAAGGGCCTGGAGCCACTGGGCTTGGGGTGTGGACAAGCTGGAGTGCTGGCGGGAGTTAGACCCCCTCTGGGATCCCTAAAGCAGCAGGTGCAGGGGCCCACAGGACCCTAGGTGGCGGGAGCTGGCTGGCCCCAGGGGAGGCTGAGAGTGAAggtgcttccctctctccctccatcgtCCTGCTACAGGTTGGCTTTCTGAAGATCCTGCACAGGTATGAGATTACCTTCACTCTGCCCCCAGTGCTCAGGCTGAGCAAGGACGTCCGAGAAGCACCAGTCCCCAGCCTACACCTCAAGCTCCTCAGCGTCATGCCCATCCCAGAAGGTGtgtccccagccctcctccagcAGGGCCTGGATgtgagagggagtgagagcatgggcctcttcccctcccccttccaggGTGGATGGGGGGTTGAGCAATTGGGGGACATGAGGCCTCTTTATGGGCTTGCAGTGTGGTATCTTGGCAGGTCCCATACCCCAGGCCTTGCTCCTGGACAGAAGTCCCTGGGCTCACACTCTTGGCCCGTGCCTGTGCATCACCTGTGAGGGACTGGCTCTGGgcctccagccctccctcctgcctgcccttaAAAAATCTGCCAGAGCCTCAAGAATCCTGGGCAGCTACCTCCTAGCACCCGCCAGTCACAGGCTTTGGACTTGGGGCTGCTTCTCCTTACCCTGCCAGCTTtaggccctcccctgcccccacccagagGCTAGAGTGTCAGTTTCATAGTAGGCTGACACCCCAGCTTCAGTTTCACGTCCCCCTACTTCCTCTTCATGACCTTGCCCTTAGTGGATTGGGCAAGCTCCCTCATGCCCTTACCTCTTGCCACCTGATCTGCTGAGGGCCTGCCCTGTCCCTCTTTCCCCATcaccccttctccctgcctgcctttttGGGGAATCAATGGGCCCTCCTCCTGGGAACCTGAGTTTGACCCTTGGAGCCCTAAAGGGGTTGTCCACAGTCCGGAAACAGAGCTCAATGAAGAGGGGGAAGTTTCCAAGGCCTGTTTGCCCAGCCCCGGGGGATAGGTCCTGGGCCATCCTTAGTCCTTTGGAGGAGGTGGCCAGTCTTGGTGGCAGGTTGAGGCCAGTGAGTgctgggcaggggatgggggtggggagggcggtgGAGACCAAGGAAGTGCTGATGACCTGGGCAGGTTATAGCGTCAAGTGTGAGTACTCGGCACACAAGGAGGGTGTCCTCAAGGAGGAGATGCTGCTAGCCTGTGAAGGTGGCACCGGCACCTGCGTGCGAGTGACAGTGCAGGCACGCGTCATGGGTGAGCTTGCGAGCCTTGGGTCTGGCTAGAGGAGGGAGGTGCCAGCTTGGCTGCAAGGGGTTTCTGCCCTCCCTGTCTGAAAAAGGGGTCCTTACCCTGGCCCGGGGTTCCCAGgtgcctttctccccacccccctagCAGAGCCCAGAGGAAAGGTGGGCCGGTGGGGGGGTGTCTCCTAAGAGTgggtggggccaggggccagCCTGGCATCCTCATTTGTCACCTACCTTGCAGACCGACACCACGGCACACCCATGCTGCTTGATGGGGTCAAGTGCGTGGGTGCTGAGCTAGAATATGACTCAGAGCACAGCGACTGGCACGGCTTCGACTGAGGCCTGCGGCCCTGCACGCCTTGGGGCCCCACAGCCTTAAGCCCCACCTCATCTCCCCGAATGCTGTGTGACGGTGTGGCTTCCTCGCCcctccccggggtggggggggcgggggtggggtgtccAGGGGCCTCTCACCTCTGCCTTCATTGTgccacctccctgcctctcctgtgTCCTCCTgtcccacttcctcctctccgtgagcctcagtctcctgctGGAAGAAATGGGTTGAGCCCCCAGGGAGGCTATctgaggggtggggctggggtgggttctgccctccccccaccccaagccatAGGGGCTCTAGCCAGGGCTTGGGAGAGGAGGTAGCTGGCTCCGTGAAGTCGCCATCACTCCCGTTACTGCTGCAGCCGTCTGGCTTTTGCCgtgccccctccctctttcctcctgctATCCGCGCTCAGTAGGAGGGAGGCACAGCCCCAAGCCCTAACCCCCAGGTCTGTGTTACTTGGTTTTTAAAGGACTGATTGGGATAAAACCCTAAAGAAATAAAGCTTTCCGTGGATACCAGAGGCCAACCAGTGTTTGTTCTCCAGGGCTCTGAGAACACCCAATCCGCCGCAGACGGGCTAAGGAACACTTTTGGCTGTATCATTCTTTTAGGAGGAAGGGGCACTTGATGGCATTCTAGCACCTGACCCCAAAAGAAGTATGCACGCTTGGTATTTTAAGCCTGGGAATAGTTGACTAGAGTTGGGATGGGGAGGGCCTTCTGCCTAGGCCAGATGGGAAGTCTTAGGGAGTGAGGAGGTCTGTTTGGGACGTTTGACAGAGAGCAGCACCCCCTTCTGGTCAGTTCCCGGCTCTGCGCAGAGCTGAAAGCACTCTCCCTTTTTTGAACCCAGCCCCGCCTCCACTACTCTGTTGGGGTCCCCTTTTGTGAGGTGCCAGCAGGCTACACTTTCACCTTAAGCATAAATGCTTTATTGTCACCTTAGGGTTCTCAGGCAGGTGGGGCAGTTGCAGgtcgggggggggcagggaatgtTCCAATGGCATAGTGAGTTGATGGCAGAACCAGGACCAGCCCTTagttctccttctgtctctcgacagcccccccaacccccactgccCTTCGGTGGCTGGGATAGGGTGCATGTGGGTCATTCATGGGCTGCTCTTGGGGCCTTCTCAGATGAATTATCTGTCCTGAAGGAAGGCCCCCCAGCAAGCTCCCCCTACATCCTCTCATAAGTGCCTTCATCCTGCATCCTCCTCTTTAGCCTGTTAAttgagaaagtttaaaaattaacagtCATACTTGGGTGGTCAGTACCACACCCGGGAAGGTCCTGTACCCCTGTGCTGCTTGTGCCAGCCTCCAGCCATTTTTCTGCGCCATAGGGCCTCTCTGCCCAGCGCCCTGTGCTGGCTGAGCCTATCAATCCATGCACTGGGCTCTTCAGGCCCAAGCGCTGCACATCCTCCgtcctcctgctgcccctcctgcagaggccctgctctgcctctcccagctgcctccacttcccaccgccccacccccccagttcAGGCCAGGGCTTGGTCTTCTGGCGCATTCTGCCTTCGGGGTCACGTGCCCCCTGTGGGCGCACCGTCTTACAAACCTCTTCTGACTCTGATCTCAGCCCTTGGCAGCGCTCTTCGGCTTTCCAGTCAGCCGACCCGGGCCCAGTTCCAAAGCGAGAGTTTGTCTCTACCCATCCTGCGACCTCATCTTCCCGGACAGGAGGGCGGGGGAAGAGGCGCTGACTTCAGAACCAGCAGCTGTGTCCACGCGAGCCGGCGCCCCAGACTCCCCCCACtaccccacccccgaccccaaCAGGGCGGGGCCTGGCACGGGGCGGGGATGGGGCTGGCACGGCGCCCGCGCCCTCAGTGGGAAAGAAAGTCAATGGCGGCGCGCACGGAGCGATTGGTGCTGACGTCGACGGCGGTGACCTTGATCTCGGTGTCGCCAAACTGCATGGCGGCACGGATCTCGCGGCGGCCGGGGGACGCGCCGTCGGAGGGCTCCAGCTCGAGGCTGAGCGCGCCGCACTTGCGCACGCCCGGGTCGGTGATGAAGCGCGCGTCCTCGGCGGCGCAGCAGTACAGGTTGATGAGCACGCGCCGCTGGCCCGGCCGCGCCGGGCAGTAGCTGCGCCGCACCTCCTCGCCCAGGGCCACCGACTGCTCGGCGGCCACGAAGCGCTCGAAGACGTCGGTACACCAGCGGCGGCCGTCGCGTACCAGCAGTTTCTCGGGCGGGTGGCGCCCGGCCACGAAGCGGTTGAGCACGCCCACGCCGTAGGTGAGCGGCGAGCGGCGCACGCGCACCACGCCCGGCGCCTGCCCGAACAGCACCGCGCCCTTGAGGATGGTGAGGCCCACGTCGTGCGGGACGACCACGCGCAGGCCGCGGGCGCCCAGCGCCGCCTGCACCGCGTGCTGCAGCACAGCCGACTCCGCAAAGCCGCCCACCAGGAAGAGCAGCTTCACGCCCTGCACCTCGGGCCGCGCCAGAAGCGCCTctgtgggagggggcggggggggtgggaggaaagagggaaCGCGAGGTGAGAGAGCGCACGGGCCGACGCCCTGCGGCCACAGGcacctcccctcctccatcctgTACCCAGCTGGCAACTAGAAACTGGTTCCGTCACCCTAAAACGGTAGCCAGGTTCggaggaagaaaaacacagaGTTTTCATTGAGTGCTTCGGGCAGTCTTCATGGGCTCTGCTTCCCCGGCACTCTACCTCCTTTTCCTCTTCGCACCACGACGTGGAGGGCGAGATAAGGATATGCATTTTCATGTACTAAGTGCCTCCTGCCGACTGTGTGCACATCTCTAGTATTTCAGCTCCCTGGGATGACAGTTTTGGGGACCCAATACTATcaccccattttataaataaggaaaccgaggcatCAGGGGTTCTTTCACAGTCAGAAGAGAGACCATACACATAATCCCTCCGAGTTCTTAATACCCACGACACTGTGTCCTCCAGGTGTTTCAGGTGATTCTGGGTCTCATTCCAGTGTATGGATGGGTGGAGGCTTCCAGGCACTAATGGGGAGGAATCATTCCTGCATCTGAGTGTGAATGTGGGGGTCAGTGGAGGACTCAAGCTTAGGCACTCACCTATGTGCTGGATGATCCCACTGACCGTGGGCTGAAAGAGCTCGTTCATGGCCTCGCAAGACATCCTGAGCATCCCCTGCGAGGACCACTTCACGAAGTTCACGCTGTTGGTGAAGGGGGCACAGGCTTATCGGTCGGGGTCTGGGGTTCTACCACTGCTCCAGGCCAGTGGGCCTGGGCACTGACTGCATATTGTGTGTTGTCCCAGCCCCACTCCCTCAGGGGCTTTAGGCGCCTGCCTGCTCCAGTTCCAGGCATGAAGCCCCAGGAGAGGAGCCTCCCTTTGTCTCCGGGCAGAAGAACCAAGGCACACTGGCTGGCACGGGGTGTGTTGGGGTGGGGCGCTGCCGCGGTGCGGGGAGGAGAAAGATGTCGACCCTCGCCCCAGTTCCGGCCGCGGATTCTAGCTGGAATGCTCACGCCCCTCTCCTGCTGTGGGCTGGCAAGAAATGTGCACGGGGCAGGTGGGGCAGACTCTGGGGCCCACATCCTCCCTTGCAGGGGCTTTCCCCATCCGCAAACCCTGCTTGAGTCCGTGGTCCCCGGACCCACCTGCTCCGGCGCAGGGCTGTCTCCACGTTGTGGCCTCGCTGTTTACGGTAGAAGTCGATGAAGGAGAAAGGCAGCGAGATGTTGAGCGCCCCTGCGCGGTGCGGGCCCGCCGTGCGTTTGCGGGCCTCGAAGGCGATGGTCAGATCCACCCAGGCTGCCGGCCTTTGCCTTTTGAAGGTGGTGATGAAGTCCTCGCCGAAGATGCGGCCCAGCAGCTGCTCAAAGGCCAGGTCCACGCCCACCGCGCCATAGGGGCCGCCTGGGGTCGGGCAAGGAGTAGAGGGGGAGTCAGTGCAAACTCTGCCGCCAGGGGGCGTCGGCGGGGCCCGGGCGCGCTCGGTACCAAGGGTGCTGCCTGACGGGCTACTCACCAGATGCCTTGTACAGTTCCTTGAGGGTGCCATGTGGCTGCTCCAGCTGGTGCACGGTCAGGTCCACAGTGCCTCCTCCGCAGTCTGCCACCACGTAGCGGTCTCCTGCGGCGGCGAGCGTGAGCACACACTCCTGGCCCGCTTTGCACCCTCAGCTCTGCTTCCCTTCCAGATtcacccagcccccagcccccagccctgccccagacGCGAGCCTTGCCTGCggggaggatgggggtgggagtaGCAGTAAGGGGCTTCCAAGTGCTGAAACCTTAGGCTACCGGGTAGGGACGCAAGGTTTTGGGGGAAAGTGTTTCCAGGATTCTGCAACTTCATCCGTGGAGAATCCCCAGGAGAAGTGGGAGTCAGGGGCGCGGCTGAGTGGTGTGGGGGTGCAGGTGACCATGACTGCCAGGTTAGGTGCAGCTGATGGAGGAGTAAGGGCGGGGTTTCTAGGGTCTAGAGCCCACTTAGCGAATGTTTCCTTGCCCCCTATCAGTGTATGTTCCCCGCAGGACCCGAGAAACGCCCCTccgtccctccttccccacctgcttGCATCTCTGCCCACAGCTCTCCGATGCCAGACTCCACCAGGAACGTGCGGCTGTGGCGGGACCGGCGCAGCTGCTCGCGGGCTGGGGGTCGAGGGACAGCAGGACGGTGGGATTAGAAGGAGGTGCCTCAGCTACCACGCTCGACCCCCACCCTCTCACCAGCACCCTCCCTGAGCATCTGGACCAGCCAGTTCTCCTGAAACTCTTGCTCTACTCCTAACTAGGAGAAGGCAGTCTTGAACCTCAAAGGGTCCAGAAAAACCTGATGGGGTACGCTCCGGTGCTGTGACCAATAGCTGAGGGGAAGTATTTCTGGCTGCAGGACATTCCCTTAATGCAGGCCAGCTCACGGCAGGGCAAATTGGGGTTAGGACAGTTTGGAGGACCTGTGTGTGGCCGGGGGAAGAGGTCCTGGGGGATCCAGGGGAGCCCAGGACTTGGGACCTCTTCTAGTCATGGGAGATGGCATCTGGGAGAGTGACTAAGATTGACCACAGCTGTCTCTGCCCAGTCCTGGCACTGGGGCTTGAGCTTGGTAGCGGTAGCTTGGGGCTATTGTGGGAGGAACGGGGATGACAGCTATGTACCAGGATGGGACATGGCTGATTCAGGGGCTGCTGCAGAGAAAACTCTTGAAGACCACCTTGGCTCAGAGTGGGGGCTGACTTCCTCCTTTGTCAGCACCTCCCCTCGGGACAGGTTGTTTCCCCTACCTTCAGATTCAGGACTGGGGCTGAGTCCTGCCCTCCTCAGACAATGATCTCCTAGGGCAAGGTGAGATCTCTGTCCTCAGATTGGGCTGCCCCAGGTCAGGGCcgtgcctcctccctcagactgaAGTCCACCAGAGTTGTTTCTGCCCACTCAGATTGGGCTGGAGTGCGGGAGGGGGTTGTCTCCTCTTCATGTCAGACATGGCCGAGCCTCTGGCCTCagtgtccctctgaccctcccaggGCAAATGTCATACCATTGGGCAGTGCCCCTCGGGGCAGCTCACCCTGCCGGAAGCTGGAATCGATGGAGCGGCGCTCACCCAGGCGTCCACTGCCTGGAGCCCGGCTGCTTAGGTCGAAGAGCTGGTGTAGACGCAGCTTGCGGCAGTAGACAGAGGCAGCCTCTGGCTCCAGGGCGATGAGGAGTTGCTCTGCATCCTCCCTGGACACCAGGCCAGCCTGGGGATAGGcggtgggcagggccagggacCTCCATGGGCCAAGTGTCACACCTCAGATGGCACCTCTGGGCAGGCAGCCAGGGCCTGTGgggctccccacctcctccccatcaCACCCCAGCCATGGTAGGCCTCTCAGCCCCCTCCATGCTGCACAAATTTGGAGCTGCCTCACAGCTACCCTGTGaccagcctggggaggggcacgGCCATGGCCAAGAATACCATGGGGTAGCCCAGCAGGGAGAGACTAGACACTGAAAACCTAGAGCACCTGGGATCTGCCCCTCCAAGCTGCCCAGGGTGGCCCAGGCTCTGGCAAGGTCCCCTTCACAGGTGCAGGGCTGACCAGCTGCGCACGGGCTGAGGGTGTTAGTCCAGACTCTAGCACAGTGTGTATGGGGGTGTAATGGCCAGATCACCAATTAGAGCAgacggtgtgtgtgtggggaggtcCCCTTTGGCTCACTGAACCCTTTTCCTTCACCAGGCTGGTGTCAGACAGTAGCCACACTCCCCACTCCCAGGAGAACTTTGTTCCCCAAGAATCGGATATAGGCACCAAGAGACAAACAGTGAAATTGCAGACACCAGGACAGGCCAGCTGCGGGGAGAAAAACATCTGGGATCTGTTACTTCCTGTATCAGGACAGGGGATCCCTCTCCCTGTGGGAAGTACTTTATGGTTTTGTGGGATTCCCTGGATTCTGAgcaggtgggggttggggatgggtgGGTATGGAGACTTCCTGCCCAGGGCCAGCCCTTCCTGAACTGGCAGCCCGGGACCAGTGTGGGAGGAAGCAGGGTGGATAAACCGGCAGGGGGCACTGGGTGGGGTGTTTATTCTGGCTGGGCACAGCCTTGCTTTCATCCTGACCTCTGCAGGGGGGATGCCCACTACCTCAGGGTTAGCTCCTCCCGGTGACAAGTGTAGGCACCCACAGACCTGGCACCTGGGGCATGCCTGGCCCACATGTGTGTGGGGTTGGGGGCTCTGGTATCTTCCAGGGGGTGCACCAGCAGGCCTTTTGGAGGTCCTCGGGTGTCCCCCAAGGTCCCAGGGGGAGGACCAAGCCATGAGTCTTCTCTGGGAGgctctgctccccttcccccatctcacTGGAGGTGGGGGGACTTGAGTTGTGCGCCCCCGCATTCTCCAGGCCTTTGGGCATCTCTTAACGGTAGGAAGCCCAGCAAGCATTGGTCCAAACCACCTCCCTTCATAGTTTCATCGCCCTGTTTCTCCTGCTCAAAGACTGACAGTGGTTGGGGCTCGGTGGTGGTGGAGTCCCCGGAAAATACTGGTGCTGGCTGAAGCGGATGTTCTTGGTGCCCTGCCCAGCTACTGTGTGTTGGCTCCCAGCTGCCCCCTTCTCTGGGGAACTGCCCTCAGCTGAATGGAAACCACCTCACTTGGAGAAGTTTCCCCCACACCCCCGGGAACCAATGACAGGCTGATACGGATACACAAAAAGCCAAACGCCTTGCCTCACTGTGGTCAACTGCTGGGTACAACTCTTCCTCCAGTCCTTCCATGGGATCAGGCTGAGGCTAGACTCTAGCTGAGACCACGTTCCTGCTCGGCGCTTTCTCCTGTCCATTTCCCTCACTCTTTCTCCTGAGAGCCCTTCTTCAATACGCCGCATGCACAAGAGTCCCTATCTTGCGCTCCGCTTCTAGGAAACCTGACTTAAGACACCGGCTAAGCTGGCCTGGGCTGTGCCTCTCATCCCCTCTGCTCTCTGTTCCTGCAGGCTCACACCCTCTCCTGGTGGCAACAATCCTCCAAAATGCCCAGCAGGGGAAGGCCAGAGTTCTTTATGCAATGGCTGGTCCCAAGGGTGGTGAGTAAAGGAGGGTCTTGGGGGCCTCCCTGGAGCCCTCCCGAGTGACgccccctgctctgcctgcccctcctcaccaAGTAGGCAGCCTCACGCATGAACTGCTTGGCAGGCTGTTTCCAGATGGCGGGCACCGTCAACACCCAGCGCACAGTGTCCTTCTCTGGCAGCGATGGGCACTGCTCCCTCAGCTCCTGCAGCAGGAGGGGGCAGCGAGGGGCAGGCTAGCTTGGGTTGGGGGTGGGTATCTTCAGCCTTCTATGTATGGGAGCTGGAGTTGCTAATCAAGCCTCAGGAAGGACTTCCCAGCTGAGTTGGAGGAATTCCTaacgccgcccccccccccccccaacacctgTATGTCCCATGCAGGCTCCATCTGATGggaaggcaggggctggagaTGATGATTTCTGACCCCTCTTGGATAGGCTGAGAGGAGACGATGGACCTGGGGGTCCCTGCCCCGGTGGGCAGGGATGGGGCCGCAGCGCACCTGAAGGGCATGCTCCTTGAAGAAGCGCAGGGCATGGGCGAACACCTCCAGGGCaggcattttctttccatttacagCCTCTAGCTGGGTCTTCAGGGTGAGGTCCTGGCAGGGTTATAGGCAATTCTGCAGAAGGCCATAGCTCTGCCCCAACTTCCTGCGGCTTCCCCTCTGGAGTGTCCTCGCTAATCCCACATGAGTTCTGTCCCCAGCCCTTCTCGTGAGCCCCGCCTCTCCTCTAATCCCGGCCTCACCCCCTAGCGCCGCCCCCTCAGCCTCTCCTCACCTTTTACCTTTGCTCCCCCTGCGTGAGCTCCTCCCTTTCCACTCCTGGCCCCGCCCCCCTGGCTGGAGCGGCCCCGAGCCGGAATGTGCCTTACAGTGGCGCTGTGGATCTTCATCTTGAACTTCTCGAAGTAGAGCCAGTCCCGCGCCTCCTCAGGATCCAGATCGTGGTAGTAATCGCGGGCGGTGTAGCCAAAACTGTGAAAGGCGCCCTCCGGGGTCAAAAGCAGGCAGGTGGGGGTCTTCTGGTGGGCCACTCCTGGGTCCCCGCCCTCCCATTTCCTGTGGAGGCACAGGGCTGTCATTGTGGTCAGCGAAACCCTCCCTTCGTGGGGTTGGGTACCCGGCTCTGggatcagctgtgtgaccttgggcaggccaCCTAGCTTTCCTACATGTAATATGGAAATAATAAGGGTACCTACCTCCTACGGGGTCTTGTGAAGATGGTGCTTGGCATCCCCTTAAATCTCCATAAATGCTGCACATGGGATCCTGCCTATCCATGGGGCCACAGGACCCATAAACATCCTCGGCTCCTGCTTCCTCCCATGAGGTACACCGTTGGACTTCACCTCCCTGTACTCTTAAGCAGCAGCAAGCCATCATCCACCTGCCTGGGTCTGGCCTCCTGATGTATCCCCCCCACCCAGAGGACCCTCACAGAGGCTTTCTCCCAGCCAGACGGTTTGCCCTTCTCTGGGCTACCTTCCACCGCCAAGCTCCTTCAAGGCATCGATCATTCCTATCTGACCCACCTTGGCAGCTACACCCAGTTAACTGCACCTCCGGCAGGACCCCAAAACCTGAACGAGATTCCAAACCTTCCCATCTGCAGGTGCCATCTGGAATTCCACCCAGAACTCCCCGTCTAGTTCATTGGCTTGGCAACTTCTTTCtacccttcctctgccttctctgatGCCCTGACCCCTCTAGGCCAAGCTCAACCCTGCAGCCTTTGGGGGAAGGAGCTGGGaatccaggcagaaggaacagcatgtgcaaaagtTTAGAGGTGTGAAAGAGCCGGGAGAACCAGCTATAGGCTGGCTAGGTGTGCAGCCGGAGAAAATGCAGGAATGTTAAAGTCAGCTAAGGAAGAGCATCAAATGCCATATCTGAATTCTGTCTTGATGGGTTTTAAGTAGAAGAATGAGGAATCATGACTACATCTGCCATTAGAAAGGTCACTGGTTGATCTTTGTGGTGGCAGCAGCGGTTACCAGCATTCAGTTGCTGGTACACAGCTTTCTGTTCACGCCGAGGAGCTACACACCCTTGAGGTGACTGGCCAGGGCACGATAGCCCAGATCAAGGCTCACACAGACTTGTTGGAGGGCATCACTCCAAGGAAGTCAAGTCCTGCTCCTGGCAGGCACACCTCTAGACGATGAAGCTACCAGGGCCAGTGTGGGGAAGAGGCTCCGACCACTCTGGAAGTAACCATCCACATGCTTGGAGGTAAAGTCCATGGTTCCCTGGGCCGCGCTGGGAGAGTAAGAGGGCAGACCCAAAGTGGccaaacaggagaaaaagaagacaggcCAGGCCAAGCAGTGGGTGCAGAACCGGTGTTTGTTAATGCTGTGCCCGCCTTTGGCAAGAAGAAGGGCCCCAGTACCAACTCTTAAGTCCTTTGTAATCCTGGCTTTTGCTAATAAAGCCACTTAgcccagtcaaaaaaaaaaaaaaaaaaaaagaggaagaagaggaaggaagaaaagaaagaaatagaaagaaaggtCACTGGTCCCCATGTGGCAACAGCctggaggggaggaaaaatgGAGAAGGAAAACCAGAGAGGAGGATATTGCTACCATCCAGGTGAGAGAGGGTGGGGCTGAACTTAGGGGTGGTGGCCATGGAGAGAAGTGACTGGGTGTTCCAGAGATATTAGGGAGATAGAAAT comes from the Zalophus californianus isolate mZalCal1 chromosome 8, mZalCal1.pri.v2, whole genome shotgun sequence genome and includes:
- the C8H20orf27 gene encoding UPF0687 protein C20orf27 homolog, with protein sequence MAAANKGNKPRVRSIRFAAGHDAEGSQSHVHFDEKLHDSVVMVTQESDSSFLVKVGFLKILHRYEITFTLPPVLRLSKDVREAPVPSLHLKLLSVMPIPEGYSVKCEYSAHKEGVLKEEMLLACEGGTGTCVRVTVQARVMDRHHGTPMLLDGVKCVGAELEYDSEHSDWHGFD